A genomic window from Chitinophaga pollutisoli includes:
- a CDS encoding glycoside hydrolase family 43 protein: MKRLILLCCAAAAFLPASAQQKKKRKTSGNPIFPGWYADPEAIIYGRNYWVFPTFSAPYGKQVFFDAFSSPDLVKWKKHARILDTSAIKWAKRAMWAPSVIRHNGKYWLFFGANDIQNDKEYGGIGVAVADKPEGPYRDHLGKPLIDRFHNGAQPIDQFVFRDHDGQHYLFYGGWRHCNIAKLNNDFTGFVPFEDGTTFREVTPEKYVEGPFMFRKDGKYYFMWSEGGWTGPDYSVAYAIADSPTGPFKRIGKILDQDMAIARGAGHHSIVHPPGTDKYFIVYHRRPIGETDANSRETCIEKLEFEENGLIKPVIITREGVPATKVPPVQYDK; this comes from the coding sequence ATGAAGCGCCTGATACTCCTCTGCTGCGCCGCCGCGGCCTTCCTGCCCGCCTCCGCACAGCAAAAGAAAAAACGTAAGACCTCCGGCAACCCGATCTTCCCGGGATGGTACGCCGATCCCGAAGCCATCATCTACGGCCGGAACTATTGGGTATTCCCCACTTTTTCCGCACCGTACGGCAAACAGGTGTTCTTCGACGCCTTCTCCTCCCCCGACCTCGTTAAATGGAAAAAACACGCCCGCATACTCGACACATCGGCCATCAAATGGGCCAAACGCGCCATGTGGGCGCCTTCCGTGATACGGCACAACGGGAAATACTGGCTCTTTTTCGGAGCAAACGATATCCAGAACGATAAAGAATACGGCGGCATCGGCGTGGCCGTGGCCGACAAACCCGAAGGTCCCTACCGCGACCATCTCGGCAAGCCTCTCATCGACCGCTTCCACAACGGCGCCCAGCCCATCGACCAGTTCGTTTTCCGCGACCACGACGGCCAGCATTACCTCTTCTACGGCGGCTGGCGGCATTGCAACATCGCGAAGCTGAACAACGATTTCACGGGGTTCGTGCCGTTTGAAGACGGAACCACCTTCCGTGAGGTAACTCCGGAAAAGTATGTGGAAGGGCCGTTCATGTTCCGCAAAGACGGGAAGTATTATTTCATGTGGTCGGAAGGCGGCTGGACCGGTCCCGATTACAGCGTGGCTTACGCCATCGCCGATTCCCCCACCGGGCCATTCAAACGCATCGGCAAGATCCTCGACCAGGACATGGCCATCGCCCGGGGCGCGGGGCATCATTCCATCGTCCACCCGCCCGGCACCGATAAATATTTCATCGTTTACCACCGCCGCCCCATTGGAGAAACGGACGCCAATTCGCGCGAAACCTGCATCGAAAAACTGGAATTCGAAGAAAACGGCCTGATCAAACCCGTGATCATCACCCGGGAAGGCGTTCCGGCAACGAAAGTGCCTCCCGTTCAATACGATAAGTAA
- a CDS encoding universal stress protein, producing MKKIIVALDGLKLSESSVQTAVALTAREKAHLVGIFLDDFTHNSFSIATAMETNDLDARMQKDKQIRDSAVKEFENACQSGGINFTVRRDKSFALPDLLRESIYADLLIISADESFTRFPEPAPTRFIRDLLSEVQCPVLIAPLKWQPLEKTVMLYDGAPSSVYAIKMFTSILPETNKLPATVITVRGDENHHVPENQLMKEFMKRHNPGAEYAVLQGDAENAILDELIKNDSRTLVVLGAYQRGTVSRWFRASMADLLMKSVPCALFIAHNK from the coding sequence ATGAAAAAGATCATTGTTGCCCTCGACGGCCTGAAACTTTCCGAATCCAGCGTTCAAACGGCTGTGGCCCTCACCGCCCGCGAAAAAGCCCATTTGGTAGGCATCTTCCTGGACGACTTCACCCATAACAGTTTTTCCATCGCCACCGCCATGGAAACCAATGACCTCGACGCCCGGATGCAGAAAGACAAGCAGATCCGCGACAGCGCCGTGAAGGAATTCGAGAACGCCTGCCAGTCGGGTGGAATCAACTTCACCGTTCGCCGCGACAAATCGTTCGCGCTGCCCGACCTGTTACGGGAAAGCATTTATGCCGACCTGCTGATCATCAGCGCCGACGAGTCGTTCACGCGTTTCCCCGAGCCCGCGCCCACCCGTTTCATCCGTGATCTGCTGTCGGAAGTACAATGCCCCGTGCTGATCGCGCCGCTGAAATGGCAGCCGCTGGAAAAAACGGTGATGCTGTACGACGGGGCGCCTTCGTCCGTGTATGCCATCAAAATGTTCACATCCATCCTGCCCGAAACGAACAAGCTCCCCGCCACGGTGATCACCGTTCGCGGAGATGAGAACCATCACGTTCCGGAGAACCAGCTGATGAAGGAATTCATGAAAAGGCATAACCCCGGCGCGGAGTACGCCGTATTGCAGGGCGACGCGGAAAACGCCATTCTCGACGAGCTTATCAAAAACGACAGCCGTACGCTGGTGGTACTGGGCGCTTACCAACGCGGCACAGTGAGCCGCTGGTTCAGGGCCAGCATGGCGGATCTGCTCATGAAATCCGTACCCTGCGCCCTTTTCATCGCACATAACAAGTAA
- a CDS encoding tetratricopeptide repeat protein: MAARFYSRDQFFQRMPQEIVLAADVYRRMTDSGWKENALAAFEVYFVSDDRARLEKLGYLLQDAYRMKVAGTRQSGGGIIELGAVTAPIPVSEENLLYWVMDMGIKGFEHDCRMDGYSTGTPPETQEFPDESPEKLAEYFETGLAAYDNRNYSDCAIRFTSAIRIFPENANAWYSRAIAKDALLLNAKARADYDEAIRLSPEFKEAYINRAVNKDEAGDYAGALADYDQAILLDALNPAVYFNRGNTRQRLGDQAGACADWTKARNLGAEYAEESLKTFCRQAG, translated from the coding sequence ATGGCTGCCAGGTTCTATTCCCGTGATCAGTTTTTTCAGCGGATGCCCCAGGAAATCGTGCTGGCGGCGGATGTTTACCGCCGTATGACCGACAGCGGCTGGAAGGAAAACGCCCTGGCGGCGTTTGAAGTTTATTTTGTTTCCGACGACCGGGCCAGGCTGGAAAAGCTGGGCTACCTCCTGCAGGACGCCTACCGCATGAAAGTAGCGGGCACCCGGCAGTCGGGCGGCGGCATCATCGAGCTGGGCGCCGTCACCGCCCCGATCCCGGTGAGCGAGGAAAACCTCTTGTATTGGGTGATGGACATGGGCATCAAAGGTTTTGAACACGATTGCCGGATGGACGGCTACTCTACCGGTACCCCGCCGGAAACGCAGGAATTCCCCGACGAATCTCCCGAAAAACTGGCGGAATATTTTGAGACAGGGCTGGCGGCATACGATAACCGTAATTACAGCGACTGCGCCATCCGTTTTACTTCCGCCATCCGCATCTTCCCCGAAAACGCCAACGCCTGGTACTCCCGCGCCATCGCGAAAGACGCACTGCTGCTCAACGCCAAAGCCCGCGCCGATTATGATGAAGCGATCCGGCTTTCGCCGGAATTTAAAGAAGCGTATATCAACCGGGCGGTTAATAAAGACGAAGCGGGCGACTATGCCGGCGCCCTGGCCGATTACGACCAGGCCATCCTCCTCGACGCTCTCAATCCCGCCGTATATTTTAACCGCGGCAACACCCGGCAACGGCTGGGCGACCAGGCAGGCGCGTGCGCCGACTGGACGAAAGCCCGCAACCTGGGTGCGGAATACGCGGAAGAAAGCCTCAAAACCTTCTGCAGGCAGGCGGGTTAA
- a CDS encoding nuclear transport factor 2 family protein, which yields MTTAEIASRLEAFCRVGKFHEAVETLFADDAVSIEPYETPAFEKETKGKENILQKGKKFDEMVETMHAITIRDTVVTGNIIAMVCGMDVTMKDKPRAEWEELCVYQVKDGKIISEQFFM from the coding sequence ATGACAACTGCCGAAATCGCCTCCCGGCTCGAAGCGTTCTGCCGGGTGGGCAAATTCCATGAAGCCGTGGAAACCCTCTTCGCCGACGATGCCGTGAGTATCGAACCCTACGAAACACCAGCTTTCGAAAAAGAAACAAAAGGCAAGGAGAACATTCTTCAAAAAGGGAAGAAATTCGACGAAATGGTGGAAACAATGCATGCCATCACGATCCGCGATACCGTGGTAACCGGCAACATCATCGCGATGGTCTGCGGGATGGATGTGACGATGAAAGACAAGCCCCGCGCTGAATGGGAGGAACTTTGCGTTTACCAGGTGAAAGACGGCAAGATCATCTCGGAGCAATTCTTTATGTAG
- a CDS encoding LytTR family DNA-binding domain-containing protein produces the protein MSRKTALIIDDEEASRFLIRQYLADYPEITIAGECRNGLEAVRDINAMQPDLVFLDIQMPAMNGFRVLEEITHIPLIIFTTAYDQFALQAFEMNALDYLLKPYTRERFSKAMDRIDRSGHAQNLHFLADAQTVNFPKRILVEKGNRLKSIAVDEIIYLKAEKDYTQIHTHDQQFLSSQGIGIIEKRLDPEKFIRIHRSHIVNILHIREVYRDISKMFLVMENGTELSIGRNYTDNLKKLIY, from the coding sequence ATGAGCCGTAAGACTGCCCTGATCATCGACGACGAAGAAGCCTCCCGTTTCCTGATCCGCCAATACCTGGCCGACTACCCCGAAATTACCATCGCCGGCGAATGCCGCAATGGCCTGGAAGCCGTGCGCGATATCAATGCCATGCAGCCCGACCTTGTTTTCCTCGACATCCAGATGCCCGCCATGAACGGCTTCAGGGTGCTGGAAGAAATCACCCATATCCCCCTCATCATCTTCACCACTGCCTACGATCAGTTTGCCCTGCAGGCTTTCGAGATGAATGCCCTCGATTACCTGCTGAAACCCTACACCCGCGAGCGCTTCAGCAAAGCGATGGACCGCATCGACCGCAGCGGCCACGCCCAGAACCTCCACTTCCTGGCCGACGCGCAAACCGTCAATTTCCCCAAACGCATCCTCGTCGAAAAAGGTAACCGCCTCAAAAGCATCGCCGTCGACGAAATCATCTATCTCAAAGCCGAAAAAGATTACACGCAAATTCATACCCACGACCAGCAATTCCTCAGCTCGCAGGGCATCGGCATCATCGAAAAACGCCTCGATCCGGAGAAATTCATCCGTATCCACCGCTCCCACATCGTCAACATCCTGCATATCCGCGAAGTGTACCGCGATATCAGCAAAATGTTCCTCGTCATGGAAAACGGTACGGAACTGAGCATCGGCCGCAATTACACGGACAACCTGAAAAAACTGATTTACTGA
- a CDS encoding alpha-ketoglutarate-dependent dioxygenase AlkB: METFPYITNLLPKDGDARLFPGFFTPAESDRFLDTLTRDIQWKQEPITIMGRQVMQPRLTAWYGDVHKSYTYSGVTMRPLPWNDALLNIRARIEAVAGVAFTSALLNFYRDGNDSMGWHRDNEKSLGPQPVIGSVSFGAARYFHFKHAKDKDLRIKTVLTHGSFLLMRGQTQENWYHSVPKTARVAEPRINITFRIIV, translated from the coding sequence ATGGAAACATTCCCGTACATAACGAATCTTCTGCCCAAAGACGGCGACGCCCGCCTGTTCCCCGGCTTCTTCACCCCAGCGGAAAGCGACCGGTTCCTCGACACCCTGACCCGGGACATCCAATGGAAGCAGGAACCCATTACCATTATGGGCCGCCAGGTGATGCAGCCGCGCCTCACCGCCTGGTATGGCGATGTTCACAAATCGTACACCTACTCCGGCGTTACCATGCGGCCATTACCCTGGAACGACGCATTGCTAAACATCCGCGCGCGCATCGAAGCCGTAGCGGGCGTGGCTTTCACCAGCGCGTTGCTCAATTTTTACCGCGACGGCAACGACAGCATGGGCTGGCACCGCGACAACGAAAAATCCCTGGGCCCGCAGCCCGTCATCGGTTCGGTGAGCTTCGGCGCGGCAAGGTATTTTCATTTCAAACACGCAAAAGACAAAGACCTGCGCATCAAAACCGTTCTCACGCACGGCAGCTTCCTGCTCATGCGCGGCCAAACCCAGGAAAACTGGTACCACAGCGTACCAAAAACCGCACGGGTGGCGGAACCACGCATCAACATCACCTTCCGCATCATCGTGTAG
- a CDS encoding HAMP domain-containing sensor histidine kinase has product MPASDFSVKTFFFRLLNIGITPDMPFIEARRTRLLNLLTVPWIPGLVFFAVTNFFQERYLLSFLNCLNVACSVGTVIFTWKQRYLSARLFIIISSIIIYTVTALIYRNGVEFFLLNILIVTVLVYDNKWLILSLSAVMLSCFLAVRFSWINLSPELPVPHDRIVFNVVWGLSFIVMALSYFKRVHDDYENEKEVQRQALVALNRDKEKLFSIIAHDIRGPLSTLEMLLDMFRKGEYPEEDMKDAADELYKKVASLAGTMDNMLRWSMGQMKGIRVKPVHASLANLTDEIVNLFENTIREKEIHLKVEIPADCWVYADRDQVSVILRNLLSNAVKFSYPGGEVRMSAITVEGQVTFRVQDNGMGIPPEKLPQLFSFKSAPGYGTKGERGSGLGLLLCQEFTVQNKGQLTASSIPGKGTQFTLTLPAGKPALVKIDS; this is encoded by the coding sequence ATGCCAGCATCCGATTTTTCGGTCAAAACCTTTTTCTTCCGCCTGCTGAATATCGGTATCACACCGGATATGCCATTCATTGAGGCCCGCAGAACGCGGCTCCTCAACCTGCTGACTGTACCCTGGATCCCGGGACTGGTATTCTTCGCCGTGACCAATTTTTTCCAGGAAAGATACCTGCTGTCGTTCCTGAATTGCCTCAACGTCGCCTGCAGCGTAGGCACCGTAATCTTCACCTGGAAACAACGGTACCTGAGCGCGCGGCTTTTCATCATCATTTCCAGCATTATCATCTATACCGTTACCGCGCTGATCTACCGGAACGGCGTCGAATTCTTCCTGCTCAACATCCTGATCGTCACGGTTTTGGTATATGATAACAAATGGCTGATCCTTTCGCTGTCGGCCGTTATGCTCTCCTGCTTCCTGGCGGTCCGTTTTTCCTGGATCAACCTGTCACCGGAGCTGCCCGTACCGCACGACCGGATCGTGTTCAACGTGGTATGGGGCCTGTCGTTCATCGTGATGGCCCTATCCTACTTTAAACGGGTACACGATGATTATGAAAACGAAAAAGAAGTGCAGCGCCAGGCGCTGGTGGCCCTGAACCGCGACAAGGAAAAACTCTTCAGCATCATCGCCCACGACATCCGCGGCCCGCTTTCCACCCTCGAAATGCTGCTGGACATGTTCCGGAAAGGGGAATACCCGGAGGAAGATATGAAAGACGCGGCCGATGAACTGTACAAGAAAGTCGCCAGCCTCGCCGGGACCATGGACAACATGCTTCGCTGGAGCATGGGCCAGATGAAAGGCATCCGCGTGAAACCCGTTCATGCCTCCCTCGCCAACCTGACCGACGAGATCGTCAATCTGTTCGAAAACACCATCCGGGAAAAGGAAATCCATCTCAAAGTCGAAATCCCGGCCGATTGCTGGGTGTATGCCGACCGCGACCAGGTGTCGGTCATCCTCCGGAACCTGCTCAGCAACGCCGTTAAATTCAGTTACCCGGGCGGGGAAGTCCGCATGTCGGCCATTACCGTGGAGGGGCAGGTTACATTTCGCGTGCAGGACAACGGCATGGGCATCCCTCCGGAAAAGCTCCCGCAACTCTTCTCTTTCAAATCGGCGCCGGGTTACGGCACCAAAGGCGAGCGCGGCAGCGGGCTCGGCCTGCTCCTCTGCCAGGAATTCACGGTTCAGAACAAAGGCCAGCTCACGGCCAGCAGTATTCCGGGCAAGGGAACCCAGTTTACCCTCACCCTTCCGGCAGGTAAACCGGCGCTGGTAAAAATTGATTCATAA
- a CDS encoding 2OG-Fe(II) oxygenase, which yields MHPTANALLQRDWPLIARQLRDNGYVILPKALPAADCGALAGAYGQPEHFRKTIVMARYRFGLGEYKYYRYPLPPLLQDLRETLYAQIAPVANTWMEQLEIGTRYPGSHADFLERCKANGQELPAVLILQYGPGGFNTLHQDLYGDVYFPIQAVLFLDEAGTDYTGGEFVLTEQVPRAQSKAIVLQPAKGDILLFTTQFRPAKGSRGFYRAHMKHGVSALHTGQRHTLGIIFHDAST from the coding sequence ATGCACCCAACCGCAAATGCGCTCCTGCAGCGCGACTGGCCCCTTATTGCCAGGCAGCTCCGCGACAATGGCTACGTCATCCTCCCCAAAGCCCTTCCGGCAGCCGATTGCGGTGCGCTGGCGGGGGCTTACGGCCAGCCGGAACATTTCCGCAAAACCATCGTGATGGCCCGTTACCGCTTCGGCCTGGGCGAATACAAATACTATCGCTATCCCCTGCCCCCACTGTTGCAGGACTTGCGCGAAACGCTCTATGCGCAGATCGCGCCCGTGGCGAATACCTGGATGGAACAGTTGGAAATCGGCACGCGATATCCGGGTAGCCACGCGGATTTTCTGGAACGATGCAAAGCTAACGGTCAGGAGCTGCCCGCGGTGTTGATATTGCAATACGGCCCGGGCGGGTTCAACACCCTGCACCAGGACCTCTACGGCGATGTGTATTTCCCGATACAAGCCGTGCTGTTCCTCGACGAAGCCGGAACGGATTACACCGGCGGCGAATTCGTGCTTACGGAACAGGTGCCGCGCGCGCAATCGAAGGCCATTGTTCTGCAACCCGCGAAGGGCGACATCCTCCTGTTCACCACGCAATTCCGCCCGGCTAAGGGCAGTCGCGGGTTTTACCGCGCGCATATGAAACACGGCGTGAGCGCGCTGCATACCGGCCAGCGGCATACGCTGGGGATCATTTTCCATGATGCATCCACCTGA
- a CDS encoding histidine kinase: MSKSFMGKIAAALQRKAFSDVSRAEVAGYCLLFLLQDFILYMPEVVAGRVDARYLTMIWWDAVILLIVSVPCWYLVFRKYKDRPLRFRFRLHLLLIPLFWGAWVAGTQIFNWLDGRPPMAGIGLLRSVFPVIVYYLQCFSLLHVYHFFLEREVQLKKEKELADAAFRSEINALKAQIQPHFLFNTLNSISASVPIEQEPTRELIARLADTFRYSLYCTEHEWVPLKEEIRYIRTMLELEHSRFRERLEFSISPLNGSENVMIPSMLLQPVVENAIRHGIAPSINGGKINIEIAQESDKLRIEISDTGVGYSGELKEIEQSAGVGLRNIRQRLELLFSEHLLVSRNQPSGLRFKFYTHTNRQLP, encoded by the coding sequence ATGAGCAAGTCTTTTATGGGAAAAATAGCAGCAGCACTACAGCGGAAGGCCTTCAGCGATGTTTCCCGGGCCGAAGTGGCAGGCTATTGCCTGCTGTTCCTGTTGCAGGATTTCATCCTTTACATGCCCGAAGTGGTGGCGGGGCGTGTAGACGCCCGTTACCTCACGATGATATGGTGGGATGCAGTGATTCTTCTGATCGTGAGTGTGCCGTGCTGGTATTTGGTGTTCCGGAAATATAAAGACCGGCCGTTGCGGTTTCGCTTCCGGCTGCACTTGTTGCTCATTCCCTTGTTTTGGGGCGCCTGGGTGGCGGGGACGCAGATTTTCAATTGGCTGGATGGCCGTCCGCCCATGGCGGGTATCGGCTTGCTCCGCTCCGTTTTCCCGGTGATTGTGTATTACCTGCAGTGCTTCAGCCTGCTGCATGTGTATCATTTCTTCCTGGAACGCGAAGTGCAGTTGAAGAAAGAAAAGGAACTGGCGGACGCGGCCTTCCGCAGTGAGATCAACGCGCTCAAAGCGCAGATCCAGCCGCACTTCCTTTTCAACACCCTCAATTCCATCAGCGCCAGCGTGCCCATCGAGCAAGAGCCCACGCGCGAGCTGATCGCCCGCCTGGCCGATACTTTCCGGTACTCGTTGTATTGTACCGAACACGAATGGGTGCCGCTGAAGGAAGAAATACGGTATATCCGTACCATGCTGGAACTGGAGCACAGCCGCTTCCGGGAACGACTGGAATTCAGCATCAGCCCGCTGAATGGTTCCGAAAACGTCATGATCCCCTCGATGTTGCTGCAACCGGTGGTGGAAAACGCCATCCGCCACGGGATCGCGCCCAGCATCAACGGCGGGAAAATCAATATAGAAATCGCACAGGAATCGGATAAGTTGCGCATCGAGATCAGCGATACCGGCGTCGGGTACAGCGGTGAACTGAAAGAGATCGAACAAAGCGCGGGCGTGGGATTGCGCAACATCCGCCAGCGGCTGGAACTGCTGTTTTCGGAGCACCTGCTTGTGAGCCGCAACCAGCCATCGGGACTTCGTTTCAAATTTTATACACATACCAATCGCCAACTGCCATGA
- a CDS encoding methylated-DNA--[protein]-cysteine S-methyltransferase, which produces MDTQQHIDFNRIASAIAFLRQHFKDQPDLEAAAGHVHLSPFHFQRMFQEWAGVSPKQFLQYLSLDHAKDRLLKGDTLSGAAFETGLSGTSRLHDLFIKIEGMTPGEFKNGGAGLDINYSFAESPFGPLIVASTPKGVCHMAFADTGEAEALRDLQEKFPNAKYRQFVDSNQQHALFIFGEDWKKLPEIKLHLKGSPFQIRVWETLLNVPMGGLVTYSGLAEKAGHAGASRAVGTAVASNPVAFLIPCHRVIRASGETGQYHWGPERKTAIIGWEAAKTS; this is translated from the coding sequence ATGGATACGCAACAACACATAGATTTCAACAGAATTGCCTCAGCCATCGCGTTCCTCCGGCAGCATTTCAAGGATCAGCCCGACCTGGAGGCAGCCGCCGGGCATGTACACCTTTCGCCCTTTCATTTCCAGCGGATGTTCCAGGAATGGGCGGGCGTGAGCCCGAAGCAGTTCCTGCAATACCTAAGCCTCGACCACGCGAAGGACCGGTTGCTGAAAGGCGATACGCTCTCCGGCGCCGCGTTCGAAACGGGCCTGTCGGGCACCAGCCGCCTGCACGATCTGTTCATCAAAATCGAAGGGATGACACCGGGTGAATTCAAAAACGGCGGCGCGGGACTGGATATCAACTACAGTTTCGCGGAAAGTCCGTTCGGCCCGCTGATCGTGGCATCCACGCCGAAAGGCGTGTGCCACATGGCGTTTGCGGACACCGGCGAAGCAGAAGCCCTGCGTGATCTGCAAGAGAAATTCCCCAACGCGAAATACCGCCAGTTTGTAGACAGCAACCAGCAACACGCGTTGTTTATTTTCGGGGAAGACTGGAAGAAACTGCCCGAGATCAAGCTGCACCTGAAAGGCTCGCCGTTCCAGATTCGCGTGTGGGAAACCCTGCTGAACGTGCCGATGGGCGGGCTTGTCACCTATTCCGGATTGGCGGAAAAAGCCGGTCATGCCGGCGCCTCCAGGGCCGTGGGCACCGCAGTGGCATCCAATCCCGTCGCATTCCTCATCCCCTGCCACCGCGTGATCCGCGCCAGCGGCGAAACGGGGCAATATCACTGGGGCCCCGAGCGCAAAACCGCCATCATCGGCTGGGAAGCAGCCAAAACTTCCTGA
- the rpiA gene encoding ribose-5-phosphate isomerase RpiA, with protein MASQQENDKQLAAQAAVALLADGMTVGLGTGSTATAALHAIAARKLSITGVPTSRQTAELAMALGIPLADINEVPHIDITLDGADEFTVSLDLIKGGGGALLHEKIVAVRSRQLVIMTDASKLVERLGKFRVPVEVIPFAVRYVQEQIAGMGAACTVRPDVVTDEGNLIVDADFGLVESPSALGARLKSITGVVEHGIFAGIATLVFMGDNGTVRRFPQVSGS; from the coding sequence ATGGCTTCGCAACAGGAAAACGACAAACAACTGGCCGCACAGGCGGCTGTAGCATTGCTGGCCGACGGCATGACGGTTGGCCTTGGCACTGGCTCTACCGCCACCGCGGCCCTCCACGCTATCGCCGCTCGCAAGCTCAGCATAACCGGCGTCCCCACCTCCCGGCAAACGGCGGAACTGGCTATGGCGCTTGGTATTCCGTTGGCGGACATCAACGAGGTGCCGCATATCGATATTACGCTCGACGGCGCGGATGAATTCACCGTGTCGCTGGATCTCATCAAGGGCGGCGGCGGGGCTTTGCTGCATGAGAAAATCGTGGCGGTAAGGTCGCGGCAGCTCGTGATCATGACAGACGCGTCCAAGCTGGTAGAGCGCCTGGGTAAGTTCCGTGTGCCAGTGGAAGTAATCCCGTTCGCGGTGCGTTATGTGCAGGAACAGATCGCGGGGATGGGCGCGGCGTGCACGGTGCGCCCGGACGTGGTGACCGACGAAGGCAATTTGATCGTGGATGCGGATTTCGGGTTGGTTGAAAGCCCTTCCGCATTGGGCGCCCGGTTGAAATCCATTACGGGCGTGGTGGAACACGGTATTTTCGCGGGAATAGCAACGCTGGTGTTTATGGGCGACAACGGTACCGTCCGCCGTTTTCCGCAAGTTTCGGGTAGCTGA
- a CDS encoding response regulator codes for MTTILLIEDNADIRENTAEILTMANYKVLTAADGMQGVQMTFEHQPDLIICDISMPVLDGYGVLHMLHKRNALQHTPFIFLTARTERTDMRKGMEMGADDFITKPFDAMELLQAIEIRLQKASKLKEDMAQGPGGISALLSASGGADQLEALKNERNTQLFKKKQAIYSEGKHATNLFYIIKGKVKSSKRHDNGKELITGLFNEGDYFGYTPLLSGGLYQDSAEAMEDAEVAMIPKSDFEALMNGNPAVQRRLIQMLANNMAEKEEQLLGIAYNSLRRKVADALLALDKKYNAAGSTQFSIDISRDNLAAVAGVAKESLIRTLGDFRDEKLISIREGEIILEDRKKLARLLN; via the coding sequence ATGACCACGATTCTACTGATCGAAGACAATGCCGACATCCGTGAAAATACCGCGGAGATCCTCACCATGGCCAATTATAAGGTATTGACCGCGGCCGATGGCATGCAAGGCGTGCAGATGACTTTCGAGCATCAGCCGGATCTGATCATCTGCGACATCTCCATGCCCGTGCTCGACGGCTACGGCGTGTTGCACATGCTGCACAAGCGCAACGCCCTCCAGCATACGCCCTTCATCTTCCTCACCGCCCGCACCGAAAGAACGGACATGCGCAAAGGCATGGAAATGGGCGCCGACGATTTCATCACCAAACCTTTCGATGCCATGGAACTGCTCCAGGCCATCGAAATCCGTTTGCAGAAAGCCAGCAAGCTGAAGGAAGACATGGCCCAGGGGCCCGGCGGTATTTCCGCACTGCTTTCCGCCAGCGGTGGGGCCGACCAGCTGGAAGCGCTCAAGAACGAACGCAACACCCAGCTGTTCAAAAAGAAACAAGCAATTTATTCGGAGGGCAAACACGCCACCAACCTTTTCTATATCATCAAGGGGAAAGTCAAATCCAGCAAGCGGCACGACAACGGGAAAGAACTCATCACGGGGCTGTTTAACGAAGGCGATTATTTCGGCTATACACCGTTGCTGAGCGGTGGTTTGTACCAGGACAGCGCCGAGGCGATGGAAGACGCCGAAGTGGCGATGATCCCCAAATCGGATTTCGAAGCGCTCATGAACGGCAACCCCGCCGTGCAGCGCCGGCTCATCCAGATGCTGGCCAACAACATGGCCGAAAAGGAAGAGCAACTGCTGGGCATCGCCTACAATTCGCTGCGCCGCAAAGTAGCCGACGCGCTTCTTGCGCTCGATAAAAAATATAACGCAGCCGGCAGCACGCAATTCAGTATCGACATCAGCCGCGATAACCTGGCCGCCGTTGCCGGTGTGGCCAAAGAATCCCTCATCCGGACGCTGGGAGATTTCCGGGACGAAAAGCTCATCAGCATCCGGGAGGGCGAAATTATCCTGGAAGACCGCAAGAAGCTGGCGCGGCTCCTGAACTAG